One genomic segment of Choristoneura fumiferana chromosome Z, NRCan_CFum_1, whole genome shotgun sequence includes these proteins:
- the LOC141426508 gene encoding peptide transporter family 1-like translates to MFLGHPTSIFCIIATEFCERFSFCGLRTILSLYLRNVLCLHENAATVVYHIFIMMCYTMPLIGAILADNFIGRYKVILYFSIIYFFGTVLTCCSAIPPLMLPPTTTSMIGLALIATGTGGIKPCVAAFGGDQRMR, encoded by the exons ATGTTTCTCGGTCATCCAACAtcaatattttgtattattgctACAGAGTTCTGTGAAAGATTTTCATTTTGCGGTTTACGGA CTATTCTATCACTATACCTGAGGAATGTGCTATGTCTCCACGAGAATGCTGCAACTGTAGTGTaccatatatttattatgatgTGCTACACTATGCCTTTGATCGGAGCAATATTGGCGGATAATTTTATAGGCAGATACAA AGTGATTCTTTACTTCTCCATTATATATTTCTTCGGAACTGTATTGACCTGTTGTTCTGCTATACCTCCACTAATGCTACCGCCAAC tACGACATCAATGATTGGATTAGCTCTGATCGCTACTGGAACTGGCGGTATAAAACCCTGCGTTGCTGCTTTTGGAGGAGATCAG cgcatgcgatga